In Neomonachus schauinslandi chromosome 6, ASM220157v2, whole genome shotgun sequence, a genomic segment contains:
- the MRPL24 gene encoding 39S ribosomal protein L24, mitochondrial, giving the protein MRLSALLALASKVTLPRDYRYGMSRPGSLADRRKNPPGTRRRRVAVEPISDEEWHLFCGDTVEILEGKDAGKQGKVVQVIRQRNWVVLEGLNTHYRSVGRTGEDRGTMIPSEAPLLHNQVKLVDPVDRKPTEVEWRFTEAGERVRVSSRSGRIIPKPDFPRADGIVPETWTDGPKDTSVEDALERTYVPRLKTLEEEVMEAMGIQETRRHKKVYWY; this is encoded by the exons ATGCGTCTCTCTGCCCTGCTGGCCTTGGCTTCCAAGGTCACTCTGCCCCGAGACTACCGCTATGGGATGAGCCGCCCAGGCTCTCTTGCAGACAGGAGGAAGAACCCTCCAGGGACCAGGCGGCGCCGGGTGGCTGTGGAACCCATCTCTGACGAAGAATGGCATCTGTTCTGTGGGGACACG GTGGAGATCCTCGAAGGCAAGGATGCTGGGAAGCAAGGCAAAGTGGTTCAAGTCATCCGGCAGCGCAACTGGGTGGTCCTGGAGGGACTGAATACA CACTACCGCTCTGTTGGCAGGACCGGGGAGGACCGGGGAACCATGATCCCTAGCGAAGCGCCCTTGCTCCACAACCAGGTCAAACTTGTGGACCCCGTGGACAG GAAGCCCACTGAGGTGGAATGGAGATTCACGGAGGCAGGAGAGCGGGTACGTGTCTCCTCAAGATCAGGAAGAATTATCCCCAAACCTGATTTTCCCAGAGCTGATGGCATCGTCCCTGAAACATGGACCG ATGGTCCCAAAGACACCTCGGTGGAAGATGCTCTAGAAAGAACCTATGTGCCCCGTTTAAAGACActggaggaggaggtgatggAGGCCATGGGGATCCAGGAGACTCGGAGACACAAGAAGGTCTACTGGTATTGA